One segment of Pseudodesulfovibrio sp. 5S69 DNA contains the following:
- a CDS encoding M23 family metallopeptidase — protein MRRFFLLVMLAALLGLPSNALAQDQAPDQARPQAQPQGQEETFGLQEGDGPALVTKADAAAEEPAPVRSVPALVLAAPRKAGVGKPFLVRLTSDLPLESVSVHWQGREVVPSISVWNNRHVALAMLGTDVLTERPGKEDLVVIASVDGKESTLRRTVRIVPENYPKQELTLPEKMVTPPKGVYARIEAEGKQTAAAKNTVSAMRMWRLPLERPVQGKVLSVYGAQRILNGKPKNPHRGLDFRSAMGNPVKCVADGRVILVGDHYYAGNSVYVDHGNGVVSMYFHLSEPTVKEGDEIKRGQTVGLTGMTGRATGPHLHFSLSVLGELVDPAPLFTTTADNMLQ, from the coding sequence ATGCGACGGTTTTTTCTACTGGTGATGTTGGCGGCCCTGCTTGGGCTCCCCTCGAATGCCCTGGCCCAGGATCAGGCCCCGGACCAGGCACGCCCCCAGGCACAGCCCCAGGGACAGGAGGAGACCTTCGGGCTCCAGGAGGGCGACGGCCCGGCCCTGGTGACCAAGGCCGACGCTGCGGCCGAGGAGCCCGCGCCGGTCAGGTCGGTTCCGGCCCTGGTATTGGCCGCGCCGCGCAAGGCGGGCGTGGGCAAACCGTTCCTGGTCCGGTTGACCTCGGACCTGCCGCTGGAGTCGGTGTCCGTGCACTGGCAGGGGCGCGAGGTGGTCCCGTCCATTTCGGTCTGGAACAACCGGCACGTGGCCCTGGCCATGCTCGGCACGGACGTGCTCACCGAGCGGCCCGGCAAGGAGGACCTGGTGGTCATCGCCTCGGTGGACGGCAAGGAGAGCACCCTGCGCCGCACCGTGCGCATCGTCCCGGAAAACTATCCGAAACAGGAGCTGACCCTGCCCGAGAAAATGGTCACCCCGCCCAAGGGCGTGTATGCGCGCATCGAGGCCGAGGGCAAGCAGACCGCGGCGGCCAAGAACACGGTCTCGGCCATGCGCATGTGGCGTCTGCCCCTGGAGCGGCCGGTGCAGGGCAAGGTGTTGTCCGTGTACGGCGCGCAGCGCATCCTCAACGGCAAGCCCAAAAACCCGCACCGGGGGCTCGACTTCCGCTCGGCCATGGGCAACCCTGTCAAGTGCGTGGCCGACGGCAGGGTCATCCTGGTGGGGGATCACTACTACGCGGGCAACTCGGTCTACGTGGACCACGGCAACGGGGTGGTCTCCATGTATTTCCACCTGTCCGAGCCCACGGTCAAGGAAGGCGACGAGATCAAGCGCGGCCAGACCGTGGGCCTGACCGGCATGACCGGTCGGGCCACCGGGCCACACCTGCACTTTTCCCTGTCGGTTCTGGGCGAGCTGGTCGACCCCGCACCGCTGTTCACCACGACAGCGGACAACATGCTGCAATAA
- the xseA gene encoding exodeoxyribonuclease VII large subunit, whose translation MSNILTVSELTKSVKALLEAEFPFVWVRGQVSNLARPASGHVYFTLTDGDAALSVVWFKSSQRSAEPVRLGADRVNPLTGEIEEDEGGTALTGSGLEDGMEVLCAGRLNVYEPRGQYQLVAELVQAQGVGDLAVAFEALKKKLAAKGYFDEDRKLELPRDPKRVAVVTSRSGAAIRDFLRIADTRGTGAEIRIYPVLVQGDRAPAQIAAALDQVDDEGWAEVAVLIRGGGSLEDLWAFNTEEVADAIYRARLPVITGVGHEPDVSIADFVADKRAATPTHAAQELWPRRETLAQKVDVLDLGLTRAYAAWLSGKEGEFEHLRKALVWLSPQRRLERMEDRFSALMSRLQGAGLDHYFERAEQGARAAEGLSRALGTHRLDGLSHDAAGLAHRLGRAFGPGCVDGLAGAVDGLGRRLDKSGRGAAEGAAQRLAVLETALRGLDPEGPLERGYALVRVAGTGEFLRDPRRVTKGDALDITVRDGRVAATVTDTRPNEE comes from the coding sequence TTGTCCAATATACTGACCGTTTCCGAACTGACCAAATCCGTCAAGGCCCTGCTGGAGGCCGAGTTCCCGTTCGTGTGGGTGCGGGGGCAGGTATCGAATCTGGCGCGTCCGGCGTCCGGGCATGTGTATTTCACGCTGACGGACGGGGACGCGGCATTGAGCGTGGTCTGGTTCAAGTCTTCGCAGCGCTCGGCCGAGCCGGTGCGGCTGGGCGCGGACAGGGTCAACCCGCTGACCGGGGAGATCGAGGAGGACGAGGGCGGCACGGCCTTGACCGGCAGCGGGCTGGAGGACGGCATGGAGGTGCTCTGCGCCGGGCGGCTGAACGTGTACGAACCGCGCGGGCAGTACCAGTTGGTGGCCGAGCTGGTCCAGGCGCAGGGCGTGGGCGACCTGGCCGTGGCCTTCGAGGCGCTCAAGAAGAAGCTGGCGGCCAAGGGGTATTTCGACGAGGACCGCAAACTGGAGCTGCCGCGCGACCCCAAGCGGGTGGCGGTGGTCACCTCCAGGTCGGGCGCGGCCATCCGGGATTTTTTGCGCATCGCGGACACGCGCGGCACCGGGGCGGAGATCCGCATCTATCCGGTGCTGGTCCAGGGCGACCGGGCCCCGGCGCAGATCGCGGCGGCGCTGGACCAGGTGGACGACGAGGGCTGGGCCGAGGTGGCCGTGCTCATCCGCGGCGGCGGGTCGCTGGAGGATTTGTGGGCCTTCAACACCGAGGAGGTGGCGGACGCCATCTACCGGGCGCGGTTGCCGGTGATCACCGGCGTGGGGCATGAGCCGGACGTGTCCATCGCGGATTTCGTGGCCGACAAGCGGGCGGCCACCCCGACCCACGCGGCCCAAGAGCTGTGGCCCCGGCGCGAAACCCTGGCCCAGAAGGTGGACGTGCTCGATTTGGGGCTGACGCGGGCCTATGCGGCCTGGCTGTCGGGCAAGGAAGGGGAGTTCGAGCACCTGCGCAAGGCCCTGGTCTGGCTGTCGCCCCAGCGGCGGCTGGAGCGCATGGAGGACCGCTTTTCCGCGCTCATGTCCCGCTTGCAGGGGGCGGGGCTGGACCATTATTTCGAACGCGCCGAACAGGGGGCGCGGGCGGCCGAGGGACTTTCTCGCGCCCTCGGCACACACCGGCTGGACGGCCTTTCGCACGACGCGGCCGGGCTGGCGCACCGTCTGGGCCGGGCCTTCGGGCCGGGATGCGTGGACGGACTTGCCGGGGCCGTGGACGGGCTCGGGCGCAGGCTGGACAAGTCCGGGCGCGGGGCGGCCGAGGGTGCGGCCCAGCGGCTGGCCGTGCTGGAGACCGCGTTGCGCGGGCTGGACCCCGAAGGACCGCTGGAGCGCGGGTACGCCCTGGTGCGAGTGGCCGGGACCGGCGAATTTTTACGTGACCCGAGAAGGGTGACGAAGGGCGATGCACTTGATATCACGGTCCGTGACGGCCGCGTGGCGGCCACGGTAACGGACACCCGACCCAACGAGGAATAG
- a CDS encoding LysE family translocator, whose product MTIESGIALALATLVFACIPGPGISAVVAQSLARGFRAGAGFTCGLALGDVCYLLTALFGMGWVASQIGPYFVVLKWAGAAYLVFMGVKCWRARPSVEQAGCALPVRPGRSFLAGLCVTLGNPKAIAFYCGFLPGFVDMQTLTGTDVALVMSIIVPIIATVPLVYAALAARGRHAIRSTRLWKAMNRTAGTIMIGAGVAIASE is encoded by the coding sequence ATGACAATCGAAAGCGGCATTGCATTGGCCTTGGCGACGCTGGTGTTCGCGTGCATTCCCGGGCCGGGCATTTCGGCCGTGGTGGCGCAGTCGCTGGCGCGCGGGTTCAGGGCCGGGGCCGGGTTCACCTGCGGGCTGGCGCTCGGCGACGTGTGTTATCTGCTGACCGCCCTGTTCGGCATGGGCTGGGTGGCTTCGCAGATCGGGCCGTATTTTGTTGTTCTGAAATGGGCGGGCGCCGCCTACCTGGTGTTCATGGGCGTGAAGTGCTGGCGGGCCAGGCCCAGTGTCGAGCAGGCCGGGTGCGCCCTGCCGGTTCGTCCGGGCCGCAGCTTCCTGGCCGGGCTGTGCGTGACGCTGGGCAACCCCAAGGCCATCGCCTTCTATTGCGGCTTTTTGCCCGGCTTCGTGGACATGCAGACCCTGACCGGCACCGACGTGGCCCTGGTCATGTCCATCATCGTCCCGATCATCGCCACGGTCCCGCTGGTCTACGCCGCACTTGCCGCGCGCGGCCGCCACGCCATCCGCTCGACCCGGCTGTGGAAGGCCATGAACCGCACGGCGGGCACGATCATGATCGGCGCGGGCGTTGCCATCGCTTCGGAGTAA